DNA sequence from the Vicia villosa cultivar HV-30 ecotype Madison, WI linkage group LG3, Vvil1.0, whole genome shotgun sequence genome:
GAAATCGACTAGCTCTTCCTTAAGTTTGAAAAAAATACTTTCTCTTCAGAAACTTCCTCGTCCTTTTCTTCTCACTTTTCTCCTTGTCATTTTTGTTTACTTTGGGATCCTCGGTAACCCCCACCATCATGACTTCCAATGGTTCTACGAAGCTCACACATTCGTTTTTTAGACCTTCAGTAGCCTCAGTTGTTAACATCTTCATCTGATTTGTTGCTTCGTCCTGTTCACCTTTGAGACCTTCAGTAGCCTTAAGTGTTGGTGATGTCATATGTTCGACCAACACACTTTGTAAATTTTAAAGAGTTGTAATTTACCAAAaattttgataataaaaaaaaattgttgaaaatgaactaccaaaattttaaaaaaaaaaaaatctaatatttttttttaaattcctataaatttcaaaattttattataaaaacataAGAGTAATAACACCCTCGCTGAGTTGGGGAGGATACCACATAATTTTGAGGATGTTATCTTAAATCCTCAAAATACACTAATCTAAGAAAACCTGCACATCAACCCATCTACCCCCATTATGtttagttaaatatattttttctcaaTGCTTCATCATTATGTTATTTACTTATGTTGACTAGTACTAGTACTAGTGCTACACATTACATTACAGTATAGTGTTTTTCCCCTTTCTTTGTCCAAGTTAGTTTGTCTCAATAACAAAGTCCAAATTTACTTAGTCTACTCTAGTCCCTAAAAAAATTGAACTAATGATGGTTGGTATTTACATATAGTTTGTAATTTTAACCAACCCAAATTATCTATCTAGTTGAAACTTCTACCAATGACAAATTGGCCATCACAAAATAATCGTGTTTGAACAAAACTCTTTACTTTAATCAACTTAATTTCTAGTGTCACACTCATGTCGTTGAAGTCTATTGTTACTGTCTTTTTCTAATGCTACTTTTCCCTATACTTATATCAATATATATAAACTAATTTCACAAACGTGTTACATTCAAATAACTAAACTCTCCATGTTTGAAATTTAGTAACCATCTTTAACCATTATTTCCCGGCAAATACTGAAAAACCATATCTCCGAAATGTCTGAACTACCCTTCTTTGTATTGAAATTTCCCATTTATTTGATCCTCTTGCTAAACTTCATAATACCCTTTAAGGTAATTTCACAGACAAGCTCCGAAGAAACCATACTTCTTAGTCTTAAACGTCAACTCGGTGATCCACCGTTGCTCCAGTCATGGAAACCGTCACCGTCTTCGCCGTGCAACTGGCCGGAGATCAATTGCACCGGTGGCTCCGTCACGGAGCTTCTCCTCCTAAACCAAAACATCACCATACAGAAACTCCCTTCCATCATCTGCAACCTAAAGAATCTCACTAAGCTTGACCTCTCCAACAACTCCATCGCCGGCGAGTTTCCGACGTGGATGTCCAACTGCTCCATCCTCTTATACCTCGACTTGTCGCAGAACTACCTCGCCGGTCAAATCCCCGACGACATCGGTAACCTCGAAAAACTCACCTATCTCAACCTCGCCGGCAACAGCTTCACCGGCGATATCCCGGCGGCGATCGGAAGACTCTCGAACCTTCAAACACTTTAcctctttcaaaacaacttcaacgGAACCATTCCGAAGGAAATCGGAGACTTATTGAATCTCGAAACCCTCGGTTTAGCTGATAACTTTCGACTCAAACCAATGACAATTCCGTTGGAGTTCGGAAAATTGAAGAACTTGAAATTCATGTGGATTTCGAAGTGTAACTTGATCGGAACCATTCCAGAAAGCTTCGCGAATCTCACGAATCTCGAACATTTGGATTTATCAGCCAACAATTTAACAGGAAACATACCTAGAAGTTTCTTCTCGCTCAAGAAATTGACCTATTTGTATCTTTACCATAATAGGTTTATTGGTGTGATACCTGATTCAGTTCAGGCTTTGAATTTAACCGAAATCGATTTGTCGATGAACAATTTAACTGGTTCGATACCAAAAGAGTTTGGTATGTTACAGAATTTGACTGTTTTGCAATTGTTTTCGAATCAGTTAACTGGTGAGATTCCTAGCAGTTTAGGGCTAATTCCAAGTTTGAGGCAATttaaggtttttgaaaataagtTGAATGGAACACTACCTTCAGAGTTAGGAAGGTATTCAAAGCTTGTGATTTTTGAAGTTGGTGCAAATCAACTCATTGGTGGGTTGCCAGAACATTTGTGTGATGGTGGTGTTTTGTTGGGTGTAACTGCTTTTCTGAATAATCTCAGTGGAAAGTTACCAAATTGGTTTGAGAATTGTGTTTCTCTTACCACAGTTGAGCTTTACAGTAACAGATTTTCAGGGGAAGTTCCTTTGGGTTTGTGGAATTTGACGAAATTGTCGACGTTGATGTTAAGTGATAACTTGTTTTCGGGTGAACTTCCGAGTAGTTTATCATGGAACATGTCTAGACTTGAGATTAGAAACAATAATTTTTCAGGTCAGATATCTCTTGGAGTTTCTTCTGCTTTGAATTTGGTGGTTTTTGATGCAGGAAACAACTTGTTTTCTGGTGAGCTTCCGAGGAAATTAACGGGTTTATCGCAGCTCACTACTCTCATGCTTGATGGTAATCAACTCTCTGGAACACTTCCGTCTGAAATAATATCGTGGCGATCGCTTAATACTCTAAATATCTCGAGAAACAAAATTACGGGTCGAATACCTGTAGCTTTGTCTTCTCTTCCAAGCCTTAATTACTTGGATTTATCTGAAAATAACATAACCGGCGAAATCCCACCTCAGCTTGTGAATTTGAAGCTTAATTTTCTTAACTTGTCTTCCAACAAGCTTACTGGGAACATCCCTGATGATTTTGAGAATCTTGCTTATGAATacagtttcttgaacaatcctcaACTATGTGCACATGATGAAAAATTCAACCTTTCAAGCTGCTTGACAAAAACCACACCACAACACTTCAGAAATCATTCATCTTTGAAATCAAAACTTGTTGCTTTGAGTCTTGCTGTTACCGTTGCTGTGCTGCTGGCCACAGCTTTTTTGGCCTTCTGCGCGTTGAAAAAGCATTGCGGCAAAAAGCACTGCGGGCGTAAGCTTTCAACATGGAGGCTTACATCATTCCAGAGATTTGATCTCACGGAAATAAATATATTCTCAAGTTTGACAGATAATAACCTCATAGGAAGTGGAGGGTTTGGAAAAGTTTACCGGGTAGCTTCAACTCGTCCCGGTGAGTACGTTGCAGTGAAGAAGATTTGGAACGTCAAAGATGTGGATGACAAACTTGATAAAGAATTCATGGCTGAGGTTGAAATTCTGGGCAATATTAGGCATTCCAATATAGTGAAACTTTTGTGTTGTTATTCAAGTGAGAACTCTAAACTTCTTGTTTATGAATACATGGAAAATCATAGCCTAGACCAATGGCTTCATAAAAAGAAGAAAACGTCAGTTTCGGGGTTGAGTTCACTCACTGAGAATCAAATGGTTTTGAGTTGGCCAACAAGGTCAGACATTGCCATTGGTGCTGCACAAGGCCTGTGTTACATGCATCATGAATGTTCAATGCCAATCATTCACAGGGACGTCAAATCGAGCAATATATTGCTTGACTCTAAGTTCAAGGCATGTATAGCAGATTTTGGGCTCGCCAAGATGTTGGCGAAGAATGGGGAACCATACACCATGTCTGTTCTAGCGGGGTCTTTCGGCTACATTCCACCAGGTAAGTGTTCTAACTAAACTTTTTTATGTCCATATTGAACTCAACTGATTATAGGCCTCACTTGTATTGCAGAATATGCATATTCTACCAGGATTGATGAGAAAGTCGATGTGTATAGCTTTGGAGTTGTACTACTAGAGCTGGTGACGGGAAGGGAGCCTAATTATGGTGGCGAGAATGCGTGCAGCCTGGTTGATTGGGCATGGCGGCATTGTGATGAAGGAAACTGTATCACTGATGCCTTTGATGAGGATATCAGAGAAACGCCCTATGCAGCAGAGATGACTAGCGTCTTCAAATTAGGTCTCATGTGCACAAGTACATTACCCTCCACTAGGCCTTCAACAAAGGAGATTCTACAAGTTCTTCGGCAGTGTTGTTCTTCGAGTTCTGCGCATAGAAGAGTGGCAACTGAATTTGATATCACTCCTCTTCTTGGCAATAGAACTTACATTTCTAGTTACAAGGATGGTAGGACTGTTAATGAAAATGAAGAAAGCTGCTTATATAGTGTGTAAGGATAGTATTCCACAGTATTTTGAAATAATGGTACCATGTAATGCAACTGCCTCAGACTTCAAATGAAATTATGTTATTATCGTAAATGAAAAATATGGTGAGATATTCACATGGAAACATGCTTCAAATTTTCGACATAATTAACAACTAAATTAGAGCTTTCAGACTTAGCCTAGGTTGGGAATTACTTAAGAATCACAGTCATGACGCAAGTTAGCTAAAAGCTAGCATTCTTAGTTTTAGAAGCTAGCATTCTTTGTTTTAGAAAGCAGAGTGACACTTAAACATCACTTAAAGATGGCGGTGACTCACCAAGTTACCGAACATACACTTAACATACACTTAATAGACATGTAATGCCTGAGTAAATAGTTTTAGAAGGCAGAGTAACCCCTAAACGTCAACGTCCCTTAAACGCAAGGTGGCGGTGACTCACCAAGTCAC
Encoded proteins:
- the LOC131660119 gene encoding receptor-like protein kinase 5, with the translated sequence MSELPFFVLKFPIYLILLLNFIIPFKVISQTSSEETILLSLKRQLGDPPLLQSWKPSPSSPCNWPEINCTGGSVTELLLLNQNITIQKLPSIICNLKNLTKLDLSNNSIAGEFPTWMSNCSILLYLDLSQNYLAGQIPDDIGNLEKLTYLNLAGNSFTGDIPAAIGRLSNLQTLYLFQNNFNGTIPKEIGDLLNLETLGLADNFRLKPMTIPLEFGKLKNLKFMWISKCNLIGTIPESFANLTNLEHLDLSANNLTGNIPRSFFSLKKLTYLYLYHNRFIGVIPDSVQALNLTEIDLSMNNLTGSIPKEFGMLQNLTVLQLFSNQLTGEIPSSLGLIPSLRQFKVFENKLNGTLPSELGRYSKLVIFEVGANQLIGGLPEHLCDGGVLLGVTAFLNNLSGKLPNWFENCVSLTTVELYSNRFSGEVPLGLWNLTKLSTLMLSDNLFSGELPSSLSWNMSRLEIRNNNFSGQISLGVSSALNLVVFDAGNNLFSGELPRKLTGLSQLTTLMLDGNQLSGTLPSEIISWRSLNTLNISRNKITGRIPVALSSLPSLNYLDLSENNITGEIPPQLVNLKLNFLNLSSNKLTGNIPDDFENLAYEYSFLNNPQLCAHDEKFNLSSCLTKTTPQHFRNHSSLKSKLVALSLAVTVAVLLATAFLAFCALKKHCGKKHCGRKLSTWRLTSFQRFDLTEINIFSSLTDNNLIGSGGFGKVYRVASTRPGEYVAVKKIWNVKDVDDKLDKEFMAEVEILGNIRHSNIVKLLCCYSSENSKLLVYEYMENHSLDQWLHKKKKTSVSGLSSLTENQMVLSWPTRSDIAIGAAQGLCYMHHECSMPIIHRDVKSSNILLDSKFKACIADFGLAKMLAKNGEPYTMSVLAGSFGYIPPEYAYSTRIDEKVDVYSFGVVLLELVTGREPNYGGENACSLVDWAWRHCDEGNCITDAFDEDIRETPYAAEMTSVFKLGLMCTSTLPSTRPSTKEILQVLRQCCSSSSAHRRVATEFDITPLLGNRTYISSYKDGRTVNENEESCLYSV